The following are encoded together in the Pseudomonas sp. IB20 genome:
- a CDS encoding Dps family protein gives MAIDIGISEEDRKSIVDGLSRLLSDTYVLYLKTHNFHWNVTGPMFRTLHLMFEEQYNELALAVDSIAERIRALGFPAPGAYSIYARLSSIKEEEGVPSAEEMIKQLVAGQEAVTRTARGIFPLLDKVSDEPTADLLTQRMQVHEKTAWMLRSLLENQ, from the coding sequence ATGGCAATCGATATTGGTATCAGTGAAGAAGATCGTAAATCCATCGTTGATGGGCTTTCGCGGCTGCTGTCCGATACCTATGTACTGTATTTGAAGACCCACAACTTCCATTGGAACGTCACGGGCCCCATGTTTCGTACGCTGCACTTGATGTTTGAAGAGCAGTACAACGAACTGGCGCTGGCGGTGGACTCCATTGCCGAGCGTATCCGCGCCCTGGGTTTCCCGGCGCCGGGCGCCTATTCGATCTATGCCCGCCTTTCTTCGATCAAAGAAGAAGAAGGTGTGCCCAGCGCTGAAGAGATGATCAAGCAGTTGGTGGCGGGCCAGGAAGCGGTGACGCGCACCGCACGTGGCATCTTCCCCTTGCTGGATAAGGTCAGCGATGAACCGACTGCCGATCTGCTGACCCAGCGTATGCAAGTTCATGAAAAAACCGCGTGGATGCTGCGTTCTCTGCTCGAAAACCAGTAA
- a CDS encoding cold-shock protein: MLKIVHLLTGVAALLLSFIPSLQQGSPPYLEQHDALYLALFGLLNLTLAPVIPYWNKGTRHQLQNLVSALLVLTVVVQTLTLLAPMPEVGGHPAILLSLVIAVVAIVLHLAISFYRSSPAAASQNYDMTNRDTGTVKWFNTSKGFGFISRDSGDDIFVHFRAIRGEGHRVLVEGQRVEFSVMNRDKGLQAEDVIAALPRR; this comes from the coding sequence ATGTTGAAAATCGTCCACCTGCTAACGGGCGTTGCAGCGTTGCTGCTGTCCTTTATACCGAGCTTGCAACAGGGAAGCCCTCCCTACCTGGAACAACACGACGCTCTGTACCTGGCCTTGTTCGGCCTTCTTAACCTGACGCTGGCACCGGTGATCCCTTACTGGAACAAAGGCACGCGTCATCAACTGCAAAACCTGGTCAGCGCGCTGCTGGTACTGACCGTTGTCGTTCAAACCCTCACCCTCCTCGCACCGATGCCTGAAGTCGGCGGCCACCCGGCCATCCTGCTCAGCCTGGTGATTGCTGTGGTCGCCATCGTTCTTCACCTGGCCATCAGCTTCTACCGTTCGTCCCCCGCCGCTGCGTCGCAAAACTACGACATGACCAACCGGGATACCGGGACCGTCAAGTGGTTCAACACTTCCAAAGGCTTCGGCTTTATTTCCCGCGATTCGGGCGACGATATCTTCGTCCATTTCCGGGCCATCCGCGGCGAAGGTCACCGCGTTCTGGTCGAAGGCCAGCGCGTAGAGTTCTCCGTCATGAACCGCGACAAGGGCCTGCAAGCCGAAGACGTGATCGCGGCATTGCCGCGTCGCTGA
- a CDS encoding SlyX family protein produces MDLQDRVNDLEMRLSFQDDTIDTLNAILVAQQRAVERLQLQMMALLKRQEEMGGQFESSEEEAPPPHY; encoded by the coding sequence ATGGACCTGCAAGACCGCGTCAACGACCTGGAAATGCGCCTGTCCTTCCAGGACGACACCATCGACACCCTAAATGCCATCCTCGTCGCTCAGCAGCGGGCGGTGGAGCGCCTGCAATTGCAGATGATGGCGCTGCTTAAGCGTCAGGAGGAAATGGGCGGCCAGTTCGAATCCTCCGAAGAAGAAGCGCCGCCGCCGCATTATTAA
- a CDS encoding HIT domain-containing protein yields the protein MFALDQRLQQDTLAIGDFPLCRLLLSNDANYPWFILVPRIDGISEVFQLDVADQQMLWQETTALAQLLNEGLAADKMNIGALGNVVSQLHVHVIVRKRDDAAWPAPVWGKHPAQPYTEEQVAAIRARLRGLLPAHFIFTQD from the coding sequence GTGTTCGCCTTAGACCAACGCCTGCAACAAGACACACTGGCTATTGGAGACTTCCCGCTCTGCCGCCTGCTGCTGTCCAATGACGCGAATTACCCTTGGTTCATCCTGGTACCGCGCATAGACGGTATCAGTGAAGTGTTTCAACTGGATGTCGCAGATCAACAGATGCTGTGGCAAGAAACGACGGCCTTGGCACAACTGCTCAATGAGGGCCTAGCTGCCGACAAGATGAACATTGGCGCGCTGGGGAATGTCGTCAGCCAGTTGCATGTGCACGTGATTGTGCGCAAACGCGATGATGCCGCCTGGCCCGCACCGGTCTGGGGCAAACATCCGGCCCAGCCGTATACCGAAGAGCAAGTGGCGGCGATTCGCGCCCGACTGCGCGGGTTATTGCCAGCCCACTTCATCTTTACCCAGGACTGA
- a CDS encoding OprD family porin, which produces MRVMKWSMIALAVSAGTSQYAMASAQDDSKGFIEDSTASILTRTLYFSRDYRNHDAKQSRYEETGLGFHGLFSSGYTQGTIGVGVDVIGLLGVKLDSGKGRAGTGLFPTGSDGRSQDDYSKGGAAVKFRISNTVLKVGDQYTTAPVFASDDSRLLPELPQGISITSSEIKDLKLEAGHFTSIVAQDKSFRDSIGSSEPGTKTGLRDANFVGGVYAWTPEITTSLYYSKVEDYWKKLYANVNWTHALSNDQSVAVDFNIYDTKSDGAGLVRSDKDSTTKLNNRAFSLQGAYSVGAHTFTLAAQKVTGDGQYAYGVDGGGTIFLANSIARSDFNAEGEKSYQARYDLNMATFGIPGLSFMTRYVKGTGANIASTSNGKEWERDIEAKYVIQSGPAKDLSLRVRQATYRSSDQVYSGSLDELRLIAQYPLNIL; this is translated from the coding sequence ATGCGCGTGATGAAGTGGAGCATGATCGCCCTGGCTGTTTCAGCAGGCACCTCGCAGTACGCAATGGCGTCCGCCCAAGATGATTCCAAGGGCTTTATTGAAGACAGCACAGCCAGCATTCTGACTCGTACCCTGTACTTCAGCCGTGACTACCGTAACCACGATGCGAAGCAAAGCCGTTACGAAGAAACCGGTCTCGGCTTCCACGGTCTGTTCAGTTCGGGCTACACCCAAGGCACCATCGGTGTCGGCGTTGATGTCATCGGCCTGCTGGGCGTCAAACTCGACAGCGGCAAGGGTCGTGCCGGTACCGGTCTGTTCCCTACGGGTTCCGACGGTCGTTCGCAGGACGACTATTCCAAAGGCGGCGCTGCCGTCAAGTTCCGTATTTCCAATACGGTCCTGAAGGTCGGTGATCAATACACCACCGCGCCAGTGTTCGCCTCCGATGACAGCCGTTTGCTTCCGGAGTTGCCACAAGGCATCTCCATCACTAGCAGCGAGATCAAAGACCTGAAACTGGAAGCCGGTCACTTCACATCGATCGTTGCCCAGGACAAAAGCTTCCGCGACAGCATCGGGAGCTCTGAGCCTGGCACGAAGACTGGCCTGCGCGATGCCAACTTCGTGGGCGGTGTCTACGCCTGGACTCCAGAGATCACCACCAGCCTCTACTACTCCAAAGTGGAAGACTACTGGAAGAAGCTCTACGCCAACGTGAACTGGACCCACGCGCTCAGCAATGACCAATCCGTGGCTGTCGACTTCAACATATACGACACCAAGAGCGACGGCGCAGGCCTGGTACGTTCCGACAAAGACAGCACTACCAAGCTCAACAACCGTGCGTTCAGCTTGCAGGGTGCTTACTCTGTCGGCGCCCATACCTTCACCCTGGCAGCGCAGAAAGTCACCGGCGACGGCCAATACGCCTACGGCGTAGACGGCGGCGGCACGATCTTCCTGGCCAACTCCATCGCCCGTTCCGACTTCAACGCCGAAGGCGAGAAGTCCTATCAGGCACGTTATGACCTCAACATGGCTACCTTCGGTATTCCTGGCCTGAGCTTCATGACTCGCTACGTGAAAGGTACGGGCGCCAACATCGCCAGCACCAGCAACGGTAAAGAGTGGGAACGCGATATCGAAGCCAAATACGTGATCCAGAGCGGCCCGGCAAAAGACCTGAGCCTGCGCGTACGTCAAGCGACCTATCGCTCGTCTGATCAGGTTTACTCGGGTTCTCTCGACGAACTGCGTCTGATCGCGCAATACCCGCTGAACATCTTGTAA
- a CDS encoding mechanosensitive ion channel family protein: MDLNAEVDQLIKTSQSWIPMIMEYGSRVLLAVITLAIGWWLINKLTHKMGRLLAMRNADLALQSFVTSIVNIVLKIMLVISVTSMIGVETTSFVAAIAAAGFAIGMALQGSLTNFAGGVLILLFRPFRIGDWIEAQGTSGTVDSIQIFHTVLRTGDNKTVIVPNGILSNGIITNTNRQPTRKVVFDVGVDYEADLQKAREVLLELAKDPRVLTDPEAVAVVSTLGDSSITVSLRCWTKTSDYWDVVFMLNELARDRLKGAGIDIPFPQRVIRVMQEPAAK; the protein is encoded by the coding sequence ATGGATTTAAACGCAGAAGTGGATCAACTGATCAAGACCTCGCAGTCATGGATCCCGATGATCATGGAATATGGCAGCCGGGTATTGCTGGCCGTTATCACCCTGGCCATCGGCTGGTGGTTGATCAACAAACTGACTCACAAGATGGGTCGTCTGTTGGCCATGCGTAACGCTGACCTGGCGCTTCAGAGCTTTGTTACCAGTATCGTGAACATCGTGCTCAAGATCATGCTGGTGATCAGCGTGACTTCGATGATTGGCGTGGAAACCACTTCGTTCGTTGCGGCTATCGCAGCTGCAGGCTTTGCCATCGGCATGGCGCTGCAAGGCAGCCTGACCAACTTTGCCGGTGGCGTACTGATTCTGTTGTTCCGCCCGTTCCGCATTGGTGACTGGATCGAAGCCCAGGGCACATCCGGTACGGTCGACAGCATTCAGATTTTCCACACCGTGCTGCGTACCGGCGACAACAAAACCGTGATCGTACCGAACGGCATCTTGTCCAACGGCATCATCACCAATACCAACCGTCAGCCGACCCGCAAGGTGGTGTTTGACGTAGGTGTAGACTACGAAGCCGACCTGCAGAAAGCCCGTGAAGTGCTGCTGGAACTGGCGAAAGACCCGCGCGTGCTAACAGATCCTGAGGCGGTGGCTGTGGTGTCGACCTTGGGCGACAGTTCGATCACCGTGTCTTTGCGCTGCTGGACCAAGACGTCGGATTATTGGGACGTGGTATTCATGCTTAATGAATTGGCGCGTGATCGCTTGAAAGGGGCGGGGATTGATATTCCGTTTCCACAGCGGGTTATTCGAGTAATGCAGGAACCAGCGGCCAAATAA
- a CDS encoding YajQ family cyclic di-GMP-binding protein, with translation MPSFDVVSELDKHEVTNAVENAVKELDRRYDLKGKGSFEFKEKELTVNLTAEADFQLEAMIEILKLSLVKRKIDAQCLEIKDAYASGKLMKQEAVLKEGIDKELAKKIVAHIKDAKLKVQAAIQGEQVRVTGKKRDDLQDAIAALRAKTFDMPLQFNNFRD, from the coding sequence ATGCCTTCGTTCGACGTGGTATCCGAACTGGACAAACACGAAGTCACCAACGCCGTCGAGAACGCCGTCAAGGAACTGGACCGCCGCTATGACTTGAAAGGCAAGGGCAGCTTCGAATTCAAGGAAAAGGAACTGACCGTCAACCTGACCGCTGAAGCCGATTTCCAGCTGGAAGCGATGATCGAAATCCTCAAGCTGTCGCTGGTCAAGCGCAAGATCGACGCGCAATGCCTTGAAATCAAGGATGCCTACGCCTCCGGCAAGCTGATGAAGCAGGAAGCGGTCCTCAAGGAAGGCATCGACAAAGAGTTGGCGAAGAAGATCGTTGCGCACATCAAGGACGCCAAGCTGAAAGTCCAGGCCGCCATCCAGGGTGAGCAGGTTCGCGTTACCGGCAAGAAGCGTGATGATTTGCAGGACGCGATCGCGGCCCTGCGCGCCAAGACCTTCGACATGCCGCTGCAGTTCAATAACTTCCGCGACTGA
- a CDS encoding putative 2-dehydropantoate 2-reductase — protein sequence MSTTWHILGAGSLGTLWATRLARAGVPVKLILRDAARLASYQAGPGLTLVEQGVEHTYPVIGEMPDSPEPIHRLLVACKAYDAQGAIAQLQHRLVPDAELILLQNGLGSQDAVAAQLPQARCIFASSTEGAFRDGDWRVVFAGHGYTWLGDAGHPTPPLWLDDLHAAGIPHAWSTDILTRLWRKLALNCAINPLTVLYQCPNGGLQDHQCEVATLCAELSELLECCGQPAAAEDLHNEVERVIQATAANYSSMYQDVANARRTEISYLLGYACSAAARHQLVLPHLQQLQSRLIDHLRARGLASN from the coding sequence ATGTCGACCACCTGGCACATTCTCGGCGCCGGCAGCCTGGGCACACTCTGGGCCACCCGCCTGGCCCGCGCGGGCGTGCCCGTGAAACTGATCTTGCGCGATGCTGCGCGCCTCGCCAGCTACCAGGCAGGACCTGGGCTGACGCTGGTCGAACAAGGCGTAGAACACACCTACCCGGTGATCGGCGAAATGCCCGACAGCCCTGAGCCGATTCATCGCCTGCTAGTGGCGTGCAAAGCCTACGACGCCCAAGGCGCCATCGCACAGCTGCAACACCGGCTGGTACCGGATGCCGAACTGATCCTGCTGCAAAATGGCCTCGGCAGCCAGGACGCGGTGGCCGCACAGCTTCCCCAGGCCCGCTGTATCTTTGCCTCCAGCACCGAAGGCGCATTCCGCGATGGCGATTGGCGCGTGGTGTTTGCCGGCCACGGCTACACCTGGCTGGGCGATGCAGGCCACCCTACTCCACCGTTATGGCTGGACGACCTGCACGCCGCCGGCATTCCCCACGCCTGGAGCACTGACATTCTTACGCGCCTGTGGCGCAAACTGGCCCTCAATTGCGCCATTAACCCACTGACCGTGCTGTACCAGTGCCCCAACGGTGGCCTGCAGGATCATCAGTGTGAAGTCGCCACCTTGTGCGCCGAATTAAGCGAGTTACTCGAATGTTGCGGCCAGCCGGCGGCGGCCGAGGATCTGCACAATGAAGTGGAACGGGTGATCCAGGCCACAGCGGCCAACTACTCGTCCATGTATCAGGACGTGGCGAACGCCCGACGCACCGAAATCAGCTACTTGCTGGGCTATGCCTGCTCGGCCGCCGCCCGTCACCAATTGGTCCTGCCGCACCTGCAACAACTGCAATCGCGGCTGATCGACCACTTACGTGCACGCGGATTGGCCAGCAACTGA
- a CDS encoding sensor histidine kinase, whose protein sequence is MPLRQRLENLPVGQKLLAALLVLLTTVLLVANLTFISAAYWISQESMAPQALQAIGRLVSNPSLAAEGLESPAKAEALLNELTSYSPLRAAALYDGEGNRLAQMQHGNRLQLPENYRHIEAWRVTEFRSNQIITLPRTGQPSGHLLLVATSELPVAFYTGTLTASLGILIFSVLLWLVIARQIKRLITRPIHELEELSRQVTREENYALRAGRGNHDEIGSLAEAFNTMLSRIEAREQQLKRARDDSQAAYAQAQGLAEETRHTNRKLELEVQVRSKIEKKLTGFQNYLNSIIDSMPSALIALDEQLYVTQWNQEASALSGTRLDEALNQPIFLAFQPLKPYLPQIKATVERHTVERIERVTWFKDDEAKHYALTFYPLMGGAGRGVVIRIDDITQRLSLEEMMVQSEKMLSVGGLAAGMAHEINNPLGAILHNVQNIRRRLSPDLPKNLEHAEQSGIDLDTVNRYLQGREVPQLLDGIQQAGARAAKIVTHMLSFSRRSNRQMAPCDLPALIDQAVEIAGNDFDLTVGFDFKGLAIIRQFDPQLGPVPGTANELEQVLLNLLKNAAQAIHLREDGREPGRIILRTRLNAPWAEIQVEDNGIGMSENVRKRTFEPFFTTKEIGQGTGLGLSVSYFIITNNHKGQMEVHSTLGQGTCFTLRLPLAGSQIPSFDLTQLEQ, encoded by the coding sequence ATGCCACTGCGCCAGCGTCTTGAAAATCTACCGGTAGGGCAGAAACTGCTGGCCGCCTTGCTGGTGTTGTTGACCACCGTATTGCTGGTGGCCAACCTGACGTTTATCAGTGCCGCCTATTGGATTTCCCAGGAGAGCATGGCGCCCCAGGCGCTGCAGGCCATCGGGCGTCTGGTGTCCAACCCGTCACTTGCCGCTGAAGGCCTGGAATCCCCAGCCAAGGCCGAAGCCTTGCTCAATGAACTGACCAGCTATTCGCCGCTGCGCGCCGCCGCGCTTTACGACGGCGAAGGCAACCGCCTGGCGCAGATGCAACACGGCAACCGTTTGCAGTTGCCGGAAAACTACCGGCATATCGAGGCCTGGCGCGTCACCGAGTTTCGCAGTAACCAGATCATCACCCTGCCCCGCACCGGCCAGCCTTCTGGGCACCTGCTGCTGGTGGCCACCAGTGAGCTGCCCGTGGCGTTCTATACCGGCACGCTGACCGCGAGCCTCGGCATCCTGATTTTCAGTGTGTTGCTCTGGCTGGTCATCGCCCGGCAGATCAAACGCCTGATCACCCGCCCGATCCACGAACTGGAAGAACTCTCGCGCCAGGTCACCCGCGAAGAAAACTATGCCCTGCGCGCCGGGCGCGGCAACCACGATGAAATCGGCAGCTTGGCCGAAGCGTTCAACACCATGTTGTCGCGCATCGAAGCCCGCGAGCAACAACTCAAGCGTGCGCGTGACGACTCCCAGGCCGCCTACGCTCAGGCTCAGGGCCTGGCCGAGGAAACACGCCACACCAACCGCAAGCTGGAACTGGAAGTCCAGGTACGCAGCAAGATCGAGAAAAAGCTCACTGGGTTTCAGAACTACCTGAACAGCATTATCGACTCGATGCCGTCGGCCCTGATCGCCCTGGACGAACAGCTCTACGTCACCCAGTGGAACCAGGAGGCCAGCGCGCTTTCCGGTACACGCCTGGATGAAGCGCTGAACCAGCCGATCTTCCTCGCCTTCCAACCGCTCAAGCCCTACCTGCCGCAAATCAAGGCCACGGTCGAGCGACACACGGTGGAACGCATTGAGCGCGTCACCTGGTTCAAGGACGATGAGGCCAAGCATTACGCCCTGACGTTCTACCCGTTGATGGGCGGCGCCGGGCGCGGCGTGGTGATCCGTATCGACGACATCACCCAGCGCCTGTCCCTGGAAGAAATGATGGTGCAGTCAGAAAAAATGCTCTCCGTCGGCGGCCTGGCGGCCGGCATGGCCCATGAGATCAATAACCCGTTGGGCGCGATCCTGCATAACGTGCAAAACATCCGCCGCCGCCTGTCCCCCGACCTGCCGAAGAACCTGGAACACGCCGAACAGTCGGGCATCGATCTCGATACGGTCAACCGCTACCTGCAAGGCCGCGAAGTCCCGCAACTGCTTGACGGCATCCAGCAAGCCGGCGCGCGGGCGGCGAAGATCGTCACCCATATGCTCAGTTTCAGCCGCCGCAGTAATCGCCAGATGGCGCCGTGCGATTTGCCGGCGCTGATCGACCAAGCGGTAGAAATTGCCGGTAACGACTTCGACCTCACGGTCGGCTTCGACTTCAAGGGCCTGGCGATCATCCGCCAGTTCGACCCGCAACTGGGCCCAGTGCCCGGCACCGCCAACGAACTGGAACAGGTGCTGCTCAACTTGCTGAAAAACGCTGCCCAAGCCATTCACCTGCGTGAAGACGGCCGCGAGCCTGGACGCATTATTTTGCGCACACGCCTCAATGCACCGTGGGCGGAGATCCAAGTGGAAGACAACGGCATCGGCATGAGCGAAAACGTGCGCAAACGCACCTTCGAGCCGTTTTTCACCACCAAGGAGATCGGCCAAGGCACTGGGCTTGGGCTGTCGGTGTCGTATTTCATCATCACCAATAACCATAAAGGCCAGATGGAAGTGCACTCCACCCTCGGCCAAGGCACGTGCTTCACCCTGCGCCTGCCCCTGGCCGGCAGCCAAATACCATCCTTTGACCTGACTCAACTGGAGCAATGA
- a CDS encoding cob(I)yrinic acid a,c-diamide adenosyltransferase — protein sequence MGFRLSKIYTRTGDKGETGLGDGRRVPKDHPRVEAIGEVDTLNSQLGLLLANLEEQSGKHPQLNDVIEVLTPCQHRLFDLGGELAMPVYKALNAAEVDRLEAAIDRWNEEVGPLENFILPGGSALIAQAHVCRSLARSAERRCQQLNTLEPLEGVGLAYINRLSDLLFVAARVIAKRQGVAEVLWQAAAKPH from the coding sequence ATGGGCTTTCGCCTGTCGAAAATCTACACGCGTACCGGCGACAAAGGCGAAACAGGCTTGGGCGACGGCCGCCGCGTGCCCAAGGACCACCCACGGGTGGAGGCCATTGGCGAGGTGGACACGCTGAATAGCCAGTTGGGCTTGTTGTTGGCCAACCTTGAAGAGCAGAGCGGCAAACATCCGCAACTGAACGATGTGATTGAGGTGCTCACACCTTGCCAACATCGCCTGTTCGACCTGGGCGGTGAGCTAGCGATGCCGGTGTACAAGGCGTTGAATGCGGCTGAAGTCGACCGGCTTGAAGCGGCGATTGACCGCTGGAACGAGGAAGTCGGGCCGTTGGAAAACTTCATCTTGCCCGGTGGTTCAGCGCTGATTGCCCAGGCGCATGTGTGCCGCAGCCTGGCGCGCAGTGCGGAACGGCGGTGTCAGCAGTTGAATACGCTGGAACCGCTGGAAGGCGTGGGGTTGGCGTATATCAATCGGTTGTCGGATTTGTTGTTTGTGGCGGCGCGGGTGATTGCCAAGCGACAGGGGGTGGCTGAGGTGTTGTGGCAGGCGGCAGCGAAGCCACACTAA
- a CDS encoding Nudix family hydrolase — MKRVHVAAAVIRGVDGRILLARRADTQHQGGLWEFPGGKVEADESVAAALSRELQEELGIQVTTARPLIKVQHDYPDKQVLLDVWEVSAFTGEPHGAEGQPLEWVAPRDLINYEFPAANAPIVAAARLPAEYLITPGELETPVLLRGIQKAVAGGIKLIQLRAPNGYDPKYRDLAVDAVGLCAGKAQLMLKGPFEWLGDFPAAGWHMTSAQLRKYASKGRPLPKDRWLAASCHNAEELALAQMMDVDFVTLSPVQPTQTHPDAQPLGWEQSAELIRGFSKPVFLLGGVGPAEREQAWEAGAQGVAGIRAFWPQV; from the coding sequence GTGAAACGAGTGCATGTAGCAGCAGCGGTGATCCGCGGTGTCGATGGCAGGATCCTGCTGGCACGCCGCGCCGATACCCAACACCAGGGCGGCCTCTGGGAGTTTCCCGGTGGCAAGGTGGAGGCCGATGAATCGGTCGCTGCCGCGCTGTCTCGCGAGTTGCAGGAAGAACTGGGCATCCAGGTCACCACGGCGCGGCCGTTGATCAAGGTGCAACATGACTACCCGGACAAGCAGGTGTTGCTGGATGTCTGGGAAGTCTCGGCCTTTACCGGCGAGCCCCATGGTGCCGAAGGGCAACCGTTGGAATGGGTCGCCCCGCGGGACTTGATCAACTATGAGTTCCCCGCGGCGAATGCCCCGATCGTTGCGGCGGCGCGGTTACCGGCTGAGTACCTGATTACCCCTGGCGAGCTGGAAACCCCGGTGTTGCTGCGCGGTATTCAGAAAGCTGTTGCCGGTGGTATCAAGCTGATCCAGTTGCGTGCGCCTAATGGCTACGACCCGAAATACCGTGACCTGGCGGTGGATGCAGTGGGTTTGTGTGCTGGCAAGGCGCAGTTGATGCTCAAGGGCCCGTTCGAGTGGCTGGGAGATTTCCCGGCGGCCGGTTGGCACATGACGTCGGCTCAGCTGCGTAAATACGCGAGCAAGGGCCGGCCGTTGCCGAAGGATCGCTGGTTGGCGGCCTCATGCCACAATGCTGAAGAGCTGGCACTGGCGCAAATGATGGACGTGGATTTTGTCACGCTGTCGCCGGTGCAGCCGACCCAGACGCATCCTGATGCTCAGCCATTGGGTTGGGAGCAGTCGGCCGAGTTGATCCGTGGGTTCAGCAAGCCGGTGTTTCTGTTGGGCGGCGTTGGGCCGGCGGAGCGGGAACAGGCTTGGGAAGCTGGGGCTCAGGGTGTGGCAGGGATTCGGGCGTTCTGGCCGCAGGTTTGA
- the argJ gene encoding bifunctional glutamate N-acetyltransferase/amino-acid acetyltransferase ArgJ has translation MAVGLGPLPTLHPVAGFELGIASAGIKRPGRKDVVVMRCAEGSTVAGVFTLNAFCAAPVILAKQRVAGPIRYLLTNTGNANAGTGEPGLVAAARTCAKLAALTGVDASQVLPYSTGVIGEPLPVEKIEGALQAALDDLSVDNWAAAATGIMTTDTLPKGASRQFVHDGVTVTVTGISKGAGMIRPNMATMLGYIATDAKVSRDVLQRLMLDGANKSFNRITIDGDTSTNDCCMLIATGQANLPEITSTEGPLFAALKQAVFEVCMDVAQAIVRDGEGATKFVTVEVNGGGNHQECLDVGYTVAHSPLIKTALFASDPNWGRILAAVGRAGVPDLDVSKIDVFLGDVCIASRGARAETYTEAQGSAVMQQEEITIRIELGRGECSETIWTTDLSHEYVKINAEYRT, from the coding sequence ATGGCTGTTGGTCTTGGTCCTTTGCCCACATTGCACCCGGTTGCCGGTTTTGAACTCGGTATCGCTTCGGCCGGCATCAAGCGCCCGGGGCGCAAGGATGTGGTGGTGATGCGCTGTGCCGAAGGCTCGACCGTCGCCGGTGTGTTCACCCTTAACGCGTTCTGCGCGGCGCCGGTAATCCTGGCCAAGCAACGCGTGGCCGGGCCGATTCGCTACTTGTTGACCAACACCGGCAACGCCAACGCCGGCACCGGCGAGCCAGGCCTGGTGGCCGCCGCGCGCACCTGCGCCAAGCTGGCTGCGCTTACTGGCGTGGACGCCAGCCAAGTGCTGCCGTACTCCACCGGCGTGATCGGTGAGCCGTTGCCGGTGGAAAAAATCGAAGGCGCCCTGCAAGCCGCACTGGATGACCTGTCTGTGGATAACTGGGCGGCTGCGGCCACCGGCATCATGACCACCGACACCCTGCCAAAAGGCGCGAGCCGTCAGTTTGTGCACGACGGCGTGACGGTCACCGTCACCGGCATCAGCAAAGGCGCGGGCATGATTCGCCCGAATATGGCCACCATGCTTGGCTACATCGCCACCGACGCCAAAGTCTCCCGTGACGTGCTGCAACGCCTGATGCTGGACGGCGCCAACAAGTCGTTCAACCGCATCACCATCGATGGCGATACCTCGACCAACGACTGCTGCATGCTGATCGCGACCGGCCAGGCCAACCTGCCGGAAATCACGTCCACCGAAGGCCCGCTGTTTGCGGCGCTGAAACAGGCGGTGTTCGAGGTGTGCATGGACGTGGCCCAGGCCATCGTGCGTGACGGCGAGGGCGCCACCAAGTTCGTCACGGTTGAAGTCAACGGCGGCGGCAATCACCAGGAATGCCTGGATGTGGGCTACACCGTGGCGCATTCGCCGCTGATCAAGACTGCACTGTTTGCCTCCGACCCGAACTGGGGTCGTATCCTCGCCGCGGTAGGCCGTGCCGGCGTGCCGGACCTGGACGTGAGCAAGATCGATGTGTTCCTCGGCGACGTGTGCATTGCCAGCCGTGGCGCCCGCGCCGAAACCTATACCGAAGCCCAGGGCTCGGCGGTGATGCAGCAAGAAGAAATCACCATCCGTATTGAGTTGGGTCGCGGTGAGTGCAGCGAAACCATCTGGACCACTGACCTGTCCCACGAGTACGTGAAGATCAATGCGGAATACCGCACCTGA